A window of Dorea formicigenerans contains these coding sequences:
- the ftsH gene encoding ATP-dependent zinc metalloprotease FtsH yields the protein MDNQNGNKDNNKNNKQGFSFVILITMLTALLVFAMYQFQGVDSDQEITYNKFLKMIDEKKVEKVEIKSDRILITAKKESGDKVNKEYYTGRMNDDQLVEKLEKAKIDFNQEVPDTTSAIVAQYAMNIIPLVIFIALIVWMTRKMSKGGGMMGIGKSNAKMYVEKQTGVTFKDVAGQDEAKESLQEVVDFLHNPGKYTSVGAKLPKGALLVGPPGTGKTLLAKAVAGEAKVPFFSLSGSAFVEMYVGVGASRVRDLFKQAQQMAPCIIFIDEIDAIGKSRDTQMGGNDEREQTLNQLLAEMDGFESNKGLVLLAATNRPEILDPALLRPGRFDRRIIVERPDLKGRVEVLKVHSKDVKMDETVDLEAIALATSGAVGSDLANMINEAAINAVKNGRNAVSQADLFEAVEVVLVGKEKKDRVMNQEERKIVSYHEVGHALVSALQKDSEPVQKITIVPRTMGALGYVMQTPEEEKFLNTKKELQAMLVGMLGGRAAEEIVFDTVTTGASNDIEKATSVARAMITQYGMSEKFGLIGLESVQNRYLDGRPVMNCGQETASEIDHEVMKMLKEAYEEAKKLLSEHRESLDKIAAFLIEKETITGKEFMKIFHEVEGIAEE from the coding sequence ATGGACAACCAGAACGGAAACAAGGATAATAATAAAAATAACAAACAAGGCTTTTCTTTTGTCATACTGATTACGATGCTGACGGCACTTCTAGTATTTGCCATGTATCAGTTTCAGGGAGTGGACAGTGACCAGGAAATTACTTATAACAAGTTCCTGAAGATGATTGATGAGAAGAAGGTCGAGAAAGTTGAAATTAAGAGTGACAGGATTCTGATCACGGCAAAGAAAGAAAGTGGAGATAAGGTCAACAAGGAATATTACACAGGCCGGATGAATGATGACCAATTGGTGGAGAAACTGGAAAAAGCAAAGATTGATTTCAATCAGGAGGTACCGGATACAACTTCTGCAATTGTTGCCCAGTATGCTATGAATATCATTCCGCTTGTCATATTTATTGCACTGATCGTATGGATGACCCGTAAGATGTCGAAAGGCGGAGGCATGATGGGAATTGGCAAGAGTAATGCCAAGATGTATGTGGAAAAACAGACCGGTGTCACATTTAAGGATGTAGCAGGGCAGGATGAGGCGAAGGAATCTTTGCAGGAAGTTGTAGATTTCCTGCACAATCCGGGAAAATATACAAGCGTAGGAGCAAAGCTTCCAAAAGGAGCACTGCTTGTAGGACCTCCGGGAACAGGTAAGACACTTTTGGCAAAAGCAGTTGCAGGAGAGGCAAAAGTACCGTTTTTTTCATTGAGTGGATCTGCATTTGTAGAGATGTATGTCGGCGTCGGAGCATCCAGAGTCCGAGACTTGTTTAAGCAGGCACAGCAGATGGCACCTTGTATTATTTTCATTGACGAGATTGATGCAATTGGTAAGAGCCGTGATACACAGATGGGCGGTAACGATGAGCGTGAGCAGACATTGAACCAGCTTCTGGCTGAGATGGATGGATTTGAAAGTAACAAAGGTCTTGTTCTTCTGGCAGCCACGAACCGTCCGGAGATTCTGGATCCGGCACTGTTAAGACCGGGACGTTTTGACCGTCGTATTATTGTGGAACGACCGGATCTTAAAGGACGTGTGGAAGTACTGAAAGTGCACTCTAAAGACGTGAAGATGGATGAGACGGTTGATCTGGAAGCAATCGCACTTGCAACTTCCGGAGCAGTTGGCTCAGATCTTGCAAATATGATCAATGAAGCCGCAATCAACGCGGTTAAGAATGGAAGAAATGCCGTATCACAGGCGGATCTTTTTGAAGCAGTGGAAGTTGTGCTGGTAGGTAAAGAAAAGAAAGACCGTGTGATGAATCAGGAAGAGCGCAAGATTGTGTCTTACCATGAAGTCGGACATGCGCTTGTCAGTGCGTTGCAGAAGGATTCTGAGCCAGTTCAGAAGATTACGATCGTACCGCGTACGATGGGAGCACTTGGATATGTTATGCAGACTCCGGAAGAAGAAAAGTTCCTGAATACAAAGAAAGAACTGCAGGCTATGTTAGTTGGAATGCTCGGAGGACGTGCTGCAGAAGAGATTGTATTTGATACAGTGACAACAGGGGCTTCTAATGATATTGAGAAAGCAACCAGTGTGGCAAGAGCTATGATTACCCAATATGGTATGAGTGAGAAGTTCGGGCTGATCGGGCTGGAATCGGTCCAGAACAGATATTTGGACGGACGTCCGGTTATGAACTGTGGTCAGGAGACAGCTTCTGAGATTGATCATGAAGTTATGAAGATGCTGAAAGAAGCTTATGAGGAAGCAAAGAAACTTCTTTCAGAACACAGAGAATCACTGGATAAGATTGCAGCATTTCTGATTGAGAAAGAGACAATCACAGGAAAAGAATTCATGAAGATTTTCCATGAAGTAGAAGGAATTGCAGAAGAGTAA
- a CDS encoding DUF1846 domain-containing protein, with protein sequence MKIGFDNDKYLQMQSAHIKERISQFDNKLYLEFGGKLFDDYHASRVLPGFQPDSKLRMLDKLSDQAEIIIVISAEDIERNKIRGDLGITYDSDVLRLMNIYRDRGLYVGSVVITKYSNQESASLFKARLEKMGIRVYCHYLIAGYPTNIPVIVSENGYGKNDYIETSRPLVVVTAPGPGSGKMAVCLSQLYHELERGIRAGYAKFETFPIWNIPLKHPVNLAYEAATADLNDVNMIDPFHLEAYGETTVNYNRDVEIFPVLNAIFQRIYGESPYKSPTDMGVNMAGNCICDDEACREASKQEILRRYYESLRRLLLGQCSDNEVYTIEMLMNQAGVTIHDRKVVDAALEYEKITNGPAAAIELHDGRIIKGKTSKLLGATAAMLLNALKDLAGIEHSCHVISPEAIEPIQTLKTKYLGNKNPRLHTDEVLIALSVSAASNPLAKKALEQLPNLAGCQAHTSVMVSSVDIKQLKRLSIQATYEAKYEKRD encoded by the coding sequence ATGAAAATTGGTTTTGACAATGACAAGTATCTGCAGATGCAGTCTGCCCACATTAAAGAGCGAATCAGTCAGTTTGACAATAAGCTCTATCTGGAATTTGGAGGCAAATTATTTGACGATTATCACGCTTCCCGTGTACTGCCTGGATTTCAACCTGACAGTAAGCTCCGTATGCTGGACAAGCTTTCCGATCAGGCAGAAATTATCATCGTGATCAGCGCCGAAGACATCGAGCGCAACAAAATCCGTGGAGATCTTGGAATCACTTATGATTCTGATGTTCTCCGCCTGATGAACATTTACCGTGATCGCGGACTCTATGTCGGCAGTGTTGTTATTACAAAATACAGTAACCAGGAAAGTGCTTCCTTATTTAAAGCCCGCCTGGAGAAAATGGGCATCCGTGTATACTGCCACTACTTGATTGCAGGATATCCGACCAACATTCCGGTCATTGTAAGTGAGAACGGTTATGGAAAAAATGATTACATTGAAACTTCCAGACCACTGGTCGTTGTGACTGCTCCCGGACCCGGAAGTGGAAAAATGGCTGTCTGCCTCTCCCAGCTCTATCACGAACTGGAACGCGGAATCCGTGCCGGTTATGCCAAGTTTGAGACATTTCCTATCTGGAATATCCCGCTGAAGCATCCGGTCAACTTAGCTTATGAAGCAGCCACTGCAGATCTGAACGATGTAAATATGATCGATCCATTCCATCTTGAAGCTTATGGCGAGACAACCGTTAACTATAACCGTGATGTAGAGATTTTTCCTGTATTAAATGCAATTTTCCAACGCATTTACGGAGAAAGCCCTTACAAATCACCAACAGACATGGGAGTGAACATGGCCGGAAACTGTATCTGTGATGATGAAGCATGCCGCGAAGCTTCCAAACAGGAAATTCTACGCAGATATTACGAATCCCTGCGCCGTCTTCTTCTTGGTCAGTGCTCCGACAATGAAGTCTATACCATCGAAATGTTGATGAACCAGGCTGGTGTTACTATCCATGACCGCAAAGTTGTTGACGCTGCCCTTGAATACGAGAAAATAACTAATGGTCCTGCTGCTGCTATCGAACTTCATGACGGACGCATTATAAAAGGAAAGACTTCCAAATTGCTCGGAGCAACTGCTGCCATGCTGCTTAATGCCCTGAAAGATCTGGCTGGCATCGAACATTCCTGCCATGTCATTTCACCGGAAGCCATCGAACCAATCCAAACATTAAAGACAAAGTATCTCGGAAACAAGAATCCACGCCTTCATACTGATGAAGTTCTCATTGCTCTTTCTGTAAGCGCAGCTTCTAATCCACTTGCAAAGAAAGCACTAGAACAGCTTCCGAATCTTGCAGGATGCCAGGCACATACTTCCGTCATGGTAAGCTCTGTAGACATTAAACAGTTAAAGCGCCTTTCTATTCAGGCAACTTATGAAGCAAAATATGAAAAAAGAGACTAA
- a CDS encoding CTP synthase has protein sequence MAVKYVFVTGGVVSGLGKGITAASLGRLLKARGYTVTMQKFDPYINIDPGTMNPVQHGEVFVTDDGTETDLDLGHYERFIDESLGKNSNVTTGKVYWSVLQKERRGDFGGGTVQVIPHITNEIKSRFYRNPAAENTEVAIIEVGGTVGDIESQPFLEAIRQFQHEKGHDNVILIHVTLIPYLKASQEMKTKPTQASVKELQGMGIQPDILVCRSEYPLGTGIKDKLALFCNVPANHVLQNLDVEYLYEAPLAMEEEHLAQVVCECLHLNCPEPDLKDWKEMVNYLRNPNTEVTVALVGKYTQLHDAYISVVEALKHGGIFSRATVNIKWVDSELVTADNVDEILGDVSGILVPGGFGNRGIDGMLEAIKYARTHNIPFLGLCLGMQLSIVEFARDVIGYNDAHSAELDPDTTHPVIHIMPEQIDVENIGGTLRLGSYPCVLNKDSKAYKLYGSEEIQERHRHRYEVNNDYRDALTQNGMLLSGLSPDGRIVEMVEIPDHPWFIATQAHPELKSRPNRPHPLFRGFIEASLEYQKEHK, from the coding sequence ATGGCAGTAAAATATGTATTTGTTACAGGTGGTGTCGTATCAGGACTTGGAAAAGGAATCACTGCTGCATCTTTAGGTCGTCTTCTGAAAGCTCGTGGTTATACCGTGACTATGCAGAAATTTGACCCTTATATCAACATTGATCCAGGTACTATGAACCCGGTACAACATGGCGAAGTATTTGTAACTGATGACGGAACTGAGACAGATCTTGATCTTGGTCATTATGAGCGTTTTATTGATGAAAGTCTCGGTAAAAATTCCAACGTTACGACTGGTAAAGTCTACTGGTCCGTACTTCAAAAAGAAAGACGCGGAGATTTCGGTGGAGGAACTGTACAGGTTATTCCTCATATTACTAACGAAATAAAATCTCGCTTTTATCGCAATCCTGCTGCTGAGAATACAGAAGTAGCAATCATTGAAGTCGGAGGAACTGTAGGCGATATCGAAAGTCAGCCATTTTTGGAAGCCATCCGTCAGTTCCAGCATGAAAAAGGACATGACAATGTAATTCTCATTCATGTTACATTAATTCCATACCTGAAAGCATCTCAAGAGATGAAAACTAAACCAACACAAGCTAGTGTGAAAGAACTGCAGGGCATGGGAATTCAGCCAGATATCCTTGTATGTCGTTCTGAATATCCACTTGGAACAGGAATTAAAGATAAACTTGCTCTGTTTTGTAATGTTCCTGCAAATCACGTATTGCAGAATCTGGACGTTGAATATTTATATGAAGCTCCACTTGCAATGGAAGAAGAACATCTGGCTCAGGTAGTATGCGAATGCTTGCACTTAAATTGTCCGGAACCAGATTTAAAAGACTGGAAAGAAATGGTGAACTATCTGCGAAATCCAAACACAGAAGTAACCGTCGCACTTGTCGGAAAATACACACAGCTTCATGATGCTTATATCAGTGTTGTAGAAGCACTCAAACATGGTGGAATTTTCAGCCGCGCTACTGTCAATATCAAGTGGGTAGATTCTGAACTGGTAACTGCAGATAATGTTGATGAAATTCTTGGCGATGTCAGTGGTATTCTTGTTCCAGGTGGTTTTGGCAATCGTGGAATTGACGGTATGCTTGAAGCGATCAAATATGCTCGCACACACAATATTCCATTCCTGGGGCTCTGCCTTGGAATGCAGTTATCCATCGTTGAATTTGCAAGAGACGTCATTGGATACAATGATGCTCACAGCGCTGAATTAGATCCAGATACTACACATCCGGTCATTCATATCATGCCAGAACAAATTGATGTAGAAAATATCGGTGGAACATTAAGACTTGGCTCTTACCCATGTGTTTTAAATAAAGACTCCAAAGCATATAAGCTGTACGGATCTGAAGAAATTCAGGAACGCCACCGTCATCGTTATGAGGTAAATAATGATTACCGCGATGCACTGACTCAAAATGGTATGCTATTATCCGGACTTTCTCCGGATGGACGTATTGTAGAGATGGTAGAGATTCCAGATCATCCTTGGTTCATCGCGACCCAGGCTCATCCAGAATTAAAATCCCGTCCAAACAGACCACACCCATTGTTCCGTGGATTTATTGAAGCATCTCTGGAATATCAAAAAGAACATAAATAA
- a CDS encoding class I adenylate-forming enzyme family protein yields the protein MPITDILEKNCRLYGDDVCLVEINPEMPETKRSTWKEYDLIEPSRAPYYRREITWNVFNEKANRFANLLLERGVQKGDKVGILLMNCLEWLPIYFGILKTGALAVPLNFRYSADEIKYCVELADVDILVFGPEFIGRVEEIADDIGRGRLLYFVGDGCPGFAEDYTSHTANCSSQSPKIDIVDEDDAAIYFSSGTTGFPKAILHNHESLMHAARVEQNHHGQTKDDVFLCIPPLYHTGAKMHWFGSLLTGGKAVLLKGTNPKTILRAVSEEKCTIVWLLVPWAQDLLLAIDNKDVDLKDYDLEQWRLMHIGAQPVPPSLIRHWKEYFPNHKYDTNYGLSESIGPGCVHLGLDHIDKVGAIGKAGFGWETKIIDENGNLVAQGETGELAVKGPGVMTCYYKDEKATAEVLHDGWLYTGDMAMEDEDGFIYLVDRKKDVIISGGENIYPVQIEDFLRTNNKILDVAVIGLPDHRLGEISAAIIELKPGVECTEEEIDEFCKKLPRYKRPRKLIFAKVPRNPTGKIEKPKLREKYGAAHLVAAQNQVEIK from the coding sequence ATGCCTATTACGGATATTTTGGAGAAAAATTGTCGCCTGTACGGCGATGACGTCTGTCTGGTAGAGATTAATCCAGAGATGCCAGAGACAAAAAGGAGCACGTGGAAGGAGTATGATTTGATTGAACCATCCCGTGCACCATATTACAGACGCGAAATTACATGGAATGTATTCAATGAGAAAGCAAATCGATTTGCAAATCTGCTTCTGGAACGCGGAGTCCAAAAAGGGGACAAGGTCGGAATCCTTTTGATGAATTGTCTGGAGTGGCTGCCGATTTATTTTGGTATTCTGAAAACGGGAGCTTTGGCAGTACCGCTGAACTTCCGTTATTCAGCCGATGAGATTAAATATTGTGTAGAACTGGCGGATGTAGATATTTTAGTGTTCGGACCGGAATTTATCGGACGTGTGGAGGAGATTGCGGACGATATCGGAAGAGGAAGACTTCTGTATTTTGTAGGCGATGGCTGTCCGGGATTTGCAGAAGATTATACTTCGCATACAGCAAACTGTTCCAGTCAGTCACCAAAGATTGACATTGTAGATGAAGATGATGCAGCAATTTATTTTTCTTCTGGAACAACAGGATTTCCAAAAGCAATTTTACATAATCATGAATCTCTGATGCATGCTGCACGAGTAGAGCAGAATCATCATGGACAGACAAAGGACGATGTGTTTTTATGTATTCCGCCACTTTACCATACAGGGGCTAAGATGCATTGGTTTGGAAGTCTTTTGACAGGTGGAAAGGCAGTCCTTTTGAAAGGAACGAATCCGAAGACAATTCTTCGTGCAGTTTCAGAGGAAAAATGTACTATCGTATGGCTGCTCGTACCGTGGGCACAGGATTTACTTCTTGCAATTGATAACAAAGATGTAGATTTGAAGGATTATGATCTGGAGCAGTGGAGACTTATGCATATCGGTGCGCAGCCGGTACCGCCAAGTCTGATTCGTCACTGGAAGGAATATTTCCCAAATCATAAATATGATACAAACTATGGATTGAGTGAATCTATTGGACCTGGATGTGTGCATCTCGGATTGGATCATATTGATAAAGTCGGTGCGATCGGTAAAGCAGGATTTGGCTGGGAGACAAAGATTATCGATGAGAATGGAAATCTGGTTGCACAGGGCGAAACTGGAGAGCTGGCAGTCAAAGGTCCGGGAGTCATGACTTGCTATTATAAAGATGAAAAAGCAACGGCTGAAGTACTTCATGATGGCTGGTTGTATACTGGAGATATGGCAATGGAAGATGAAGATGGATTTATCTATCTGGTTGACCGTAAGAAAGACGTCATTATCAGTGGCGGAGAGAATATTTATCCGGTACAGATTGAAGATTTTCTTCGTACCAATAATAAAATTCTGGATGTGGCAGTTATCGGACTTCCAGATCATAGACTGGGAGAAATTTCAGCAGCAATTATTGAGTTAAAACCTGGTGTAGAGTGCACAGAGGAGGAAATTGATGAATTCTGCAAGAAACTTCCAAGATACAAGAGACCTCGTAAGCTGATTTTTGCAAAGGTTCCTAGAAATCCTACTGGAAAGATTGAAAAGCCAAAGCTTCGTGAGAAGTATGGTGCAGCACATCTGGTCGCAGCGCAGAATCAGGTAGAGATTAAATAA
- a CDS encoding NAD(P)-dependent oxidoreductase produces MKKIGFIGVGIMGKSMVKNLMKAGFELHIYARTKSKVNDVIEEGAIFHETIGECVRASEAVITMVGFPQDVEEVYFDEGNIMDQAEKGMYLIDMTTTSPMISKKIYEEGKKKGVHVVDAPVTGGDTGAKAGTLSILVGGNKEDYEACMPLFEAMGTNINYQGEAGCGQHAKMVNQIMIAGTMSGLCEALSYAKAKDLDCETVLKSVATGAAGSKQLDFFGEKILHGDYTPGFFMKHFIKDMKIALIEANQCELDLDVLSQTLANYEVLEAEGYGDLGTQALIKYYEEGYNEEIIED; encoded by the coding sequence ATGAAGAAAATCGGATTTATCGGTGTTGGAATCATGGGGAAGTCCATGGTCAAAAATCTTATGAAAGCGGGATTTGAACTACATATATATGCAAGAACAAAGAGTAAAGTGAATGATGTGATAGAGGAAGGTGCTATCTTTCATGAGACGATTGGAGAATGTGTAAGAGCAAGTGAAGCTGTGATTACAATGGTAGGATTTCCTCAGGATGTGGAAGAAGTTTATTTTGATGAAGGAAATATTATGGATCAGGCAGAGAAAGGAATGTATCTGATTGATATGACAACGACCAGTCCGATGATTTCCAAGAAAATATATGAAGAAGGTAAAAAGAAAGGAGTTCATGTTGTAGATGCGCCGGTGACCGGAGGTGATACAGGAGCAAAGGCAGGAACACTTTCTATTCTGGTCGGTGGCAACAAGGAAGATTATGAGGCTTGTATGCCGTTATTTGAAGCTATGGGAACGAATATCAATTATCAGGGAGAAGCTGGATGTGGACAGCATGCCAAGATGGTGAATCAGATCATGATTGCCGGAACCATGTCAGGACTTTGTGAGGCACTTAGCTATGCAAAAGCAAAAGATTTGGATTGTGAGACTGTATTAAAATCTGTTGCGACAGGAGCAGCCGGAAGTAAGCAGCTAGATTTCTTTGGAGAGAAGATACTACACGGAGATTATACTCCTGGATTTTTTATGAAACATTTTATTAAGGATATGAAGATTGCTTTGATTGAGGCAAATCAGTGTGAGCTGGATTTGGATGTGCTTAGTCAGACACTTGCAAATTATGAAGTTTTGGAAGCAGAAGGGTATGGTGATCTTGGAACACAAGCGTTGATCAAATATTATGAAGAAGGTTACAATGAAGAAATCATTGAAGACTAG
- a CDS encoding ABC transporter substrate-binding protein translates to MIKRISVLLLLLALSMTALFGCSQTKETKHASAIINTDKTNKEENLTPVTLNEVAHSIFYAPMYVAIEKGYFEEEGINLNLVTGFGVI, encoded by the coding sequence ATGATAAAACGTATTTCTGTACTTCTTTTACTTCTTGCATTGTCAATGACAGCTCTCTTTGGCTGTTCCCAGACAAAAGAGACAAAACATGCTTCAGCCATTATAAACACTGATAAAACAAACAAAGAAGAAAACCTTACGCCAGTAACACTTAATGAAGTAGCTCATTCTATCTTTTATGCACCTATGTATGTTGCTATTGAAAAAGGTTATTTTGAAGAAGAAGGTATTAATCTCAACCTGGTCACAGGATTTGGAGTCATATAG
- a CDS encoding phage holin family protein: MDITTLGTVVGIVAICYVIGLGCKAYEKIPDKWIPVIMAVCGGALGVAGLYTMPDFPAGDVINAIAVGMASGLAATGVNQLYKQQCK; encoded by the coding sequence ATGGATATTACAACATTAGGAACAGTAGTTGGAATCGTAGCAATCTGCTATGTGATTGGACTTGGCTGTAAGGCTTATGAGAAAATTCCGGACAAATGGATTCCGGTCATCATGGCTGTATGTGGCGGAGCTCTGGGCGTTGCCGGACTCTACACGATGCCGGACTTTCCGGCCGGAGATGTGATTAATGCAATTGCGGTCGGAATGGCGAGTGGGTTGGCAGCGACCGGAGTAAATCAGTTGTATAAACAGCAGTGTAAGTAG
- a CDS encoding PF13754 domain-containing protein codes for MVTKVIGKVDGKEVVFERAEGDLWNTTVPLDLDGMYVVEVTAYDDAENVAFCTKILLIVDPTTLCAQLVAFDYFAEVVPEEYDAIMQNDDFQVEAVYPCHHGRGCCCE; via the coding sequence ATGGTTACGAAAGTAATCGGTAAGGTCGATGGAAAAGAAGTTGTCTTTGAGCGTGCAGAGGGGGACTTGTGGAACACCACAGTCCCTCTTGATTTAGATGGAATGTATGTGGTTGAAGTTACAGCTTATGACGATGCGGAAAACGTAGCGTTTTGTACAAAGATACTGTTGATTGTGGATCCAACTACGCTATGCGCGCAGCTTGTCGCGTTTGATTATTTTGCCGAAGTCGTTCCGGAAGAATATGATGCCATCATGCAAAATGATGATTTTCAAGTAGAGGCAGTGTATCCGTGTCATCATGGAAGGGGGTGTTGCTGTGAATAA
- a CDS encoding Ig-like domain-containing protein, which produces MAVKTVQYVFNGQTYDLTFDASTGEYKAAVPAPSKSSYSQDGHKYGGSVIATDDAGNSTTITQSDATFGANLLLRVLEKVAPTLVFTYPTAGAYITNATPVIKFKVTDDDSGVNPDTIVIKVDGAKVTTAFTKTAVTGGYECSYTPGTALADGAHTISIEASDFDGNAATAKTVTFTIDTIPPTLTLTNPADELITNDAALVVSGKTDDVTSKPVTVTVNGASVAVNSDGSFSKEITLVNGSNTITVVATDKAGKTTTVTRKVTLDTGAPVFEKVTLTPNPVDCGKTFVISVKVVD; this is translated from the coding sequence ATGGCAGTAAAAACAGTACAGTATGTATTTAATGGTCAGACATATGATCTGACGTTTGATGCATCTACAGGAGAGTATAAAGCAGCAGTCCCGGCGCCTAGCAAATCCAGTTACTCACAAGATGGTCATAAATATGGGGGCTCTGTAATAGCTACAGATGATGCCGGAAACTCAACTACAATAACTCAAAGTGATGCTACTTTCGGAGCAAATCTGTTACTTCGCGTCCTTGAAAAAGTTGCACCGACACTTGTCTTCACTTACCCGACAGCTGGCGCCTACATTACCAATGCAACACCGGTTATTAAATTCAAGGTGACAGATGATGACTCTGGGGTTAATCCAGATACAATCGTTATCAAAGTTGATGGCGCAAAAGTTACAACTGCATTCACAAAAACAGCAGTCACAGGTGGTTACGAATGCTCCTACACGCCGGGAACAGCACTGGCAGATGGCGCGCATACTATTTCAATTGAAGCATCTGATTTTGATGGAAACGCTGCAACAGCTAAGACGGTCACATTTACGATTGATACAATTCCACCGACACTTACTCTTACAAATCCAGCAGATGAACTTATCACAAATGATGCAGCTCTGGTTGTATCTGGTAAAACAGACGATGTTACATCTAAACCTGTCACAGTTACAGTAAACGGTGCATCCGTTGCAGTTAATTCTGATGGTTCATTCAGCAAGGAAATCACTCTTGTTAATGGTTCTAATACAATTACTGTTGTTGCAACGGATAAGGCTGGCAAGACTACAACTGTAACACGTAAGGTTACTCTTGATACTGGCGCACCGGTATTTGAGAAAGTTACTCTTACTCCTAACCCAGTTGATTGCGGTAAGACATTCGTTATCTCTGTTAAGGTGGTAGACTAA
- a CDS encoding CD1375 family protein gives MMAMLWAQQIMLGKKTYKQVPRLLKDKVKEILEDSGMGELVTEATE, from the coding sequence ATGATGGCAATGTTATGGGCACAGCAGATTATGTTAGGAAAGAAAACTTATAAGCAGGTACCGAGACTTTTAAAGGATAAGGTAAAAGAGATTCTGGAAGATTCTGGAATGGGTGAACTTGTTACAGAAGCGACAGAGTAG
- a CDS encoding tyrosine-type recombinase/integrase — MEQRIMEVLSRMQPVLEDEELRELKNVLHMVFAGCDVAQKTEVQCVDDSWRIDLEDYLMSKALEGKSVDTVNRYRYELTRLLSYINKAVADITDGDISSYLRAYKNIRAVKNSTLKGVRAVYSSFFVWLRDRDRVRRNPMVLVESIKVEKRIKRPFTDAEREQLLRSCATIRDKAMMEFLYSTAVRVSELASLNRDDIRWSSKDLIVYGKGGKERTVYLNERTNMYLQEYLQSRTDNNPALFVGLKSPHNRLSKAGIEDMIRRTGERAGVEKAHPHRFRGTSITNAINRGMPLQEASIMAGHAKTETTMLYCSVDQESVKYHHKKYLSA; from the coding sequence ATGGAACAACGGATTATGGAAGTGTTAAGTAGAATGCAACCAGTCTTGGAGGACGAGGAACTCCGGGAGCTTAAGAATGTGCTGCATATGGTATTCGCTGGGTGCGACGTTGCACAAAAGACAGAGGTACAATGCGTGGATGATTCCTGGAGGATTGACCTGGAAGATTACTTAATGTCTAAGGCATTGGAGGGCAAGAGTGTTGATACGGTTAATCGGTATCGATATGAGCTGACAAGATTGTTATCATACATCAATAAGGCAGTGGCAGACATAACAGACGGGGATATATCAAGTTACTTGAGAGCCTACAAGAATATCAGGGCAGTGAAAAATAGTACGCTAAAGGGAGTACGTGCAGTATACAGTAGCTTTTTCGTGTGGCTCAGAGACAGAGATCGGGTAAGGCGAAATCCGATGGTACTGGTGGAATCAATCAAGGTGGAGAAACGCATCAAGCGTCCATTCACAGATGCGGAACGTGAGCAGTTGCTTAGAAGCTGTGCAACTATCCGGGACAAGGCTATGATGGAATTCTTATATTCCACGGCGGTCAGAGTGTCGGAGCTTGCAAGCCTTAATAGAGATGATATTCGTTGGAGCAGTAAGGATTTAATTGTATACGGTAAGGGTGGAAAAGAAAGGACGGTGTACCTGAATGAACGCACGAACATGTATCTGCAGGAATACCTGCAGAGCAGAACCGATAATAATCCGGCATTATTTGTAGGACTTAAGAGTCCACACAATCGGCTATCGAAGGCTGGAATAGAAGATATGATAAGACGTACCGGAGAACGTGCAGGAGTCGAAAAGGCTCATCCACACAGATTTCGAGGTACGTCCATTACTAATGCCATTAACAGAGGCATGCCGTTACAGGAAGCTTCTATCATGGCCGGGCACGCCAAAACTGAGACGACAATGCTCTACTGCAGCGTTGATCAGGAATCGGTGAAGTATCACCACAAGAAATATTTAAGCGCATAG